In the genome of Hyphobacterium sp. CCMP332, one region contains:
- a CDS encoding DUF4837 family protein gives MKSYFVFGFSVLIILFSSCEEIRNNTSTKKNSQGAYGEVVLVMDSLQWEGELGYALKTTFQKPFPGLPQAEAYFNLRHIKPSLFDGLLKYQSTIIYVTTLDNKSKANRRIQGYFSKKSLNKIKKDGKEFIYTRKDEFAKNQLVIHLYGRNEKELIENVKNNEQNIIDMIDDHERRRIQLELYRGKEEKDLTKYLENKHEYGFRVPFGYDLAVDRDTFVWMSQLGTDLFRNLIIARKNYLSEAEFEKDSIIKWRNEIGKNHLFGSGEKDTVSYMLTDEKYLPVLSQKVDFNGKFAIECRGLWKLKNNTRGGPFISYTFVDEASNRMYYIEGFLYAPNKIKRHIVRELEAVLYTFKIYSEEDMES, from the coding sequence ATGAAAAGTTATTTCGTATTCGGTTTTTCTGTTCTCATCATCTTATTCAGCTCTTGCGAGGAAATTAGAAATAATACCAGCACCAAAAAAAACAGTCAGGGTGCTTACGGTGAAGTAGTTCTTGTTATGGATTCATTGCAATGGGAAGGTGAGCTGGGATATGCATTAAAAACTACTTTTCAAAAACCATTTCCGGGACTTCCCCAGGCAGAAGCTTATTTTAATTTGAGACATATTAAACCATCCTTGTTCGATGGCTTATTAAAATATCAATCCACAATTATCTACGTCACTACATTGGACAACAAATCAAAGGCCAATAGGAGAATTCAGGGTTATTTTTCAAAAAAATCACTTAATAAAATAAAGAAAGACGGAAAGGAATTTATTTATACAAGGAAGGATGAATTTGCAAAAAACCAATTGGTAATTCACCTCTATGGCCGAAATGAAAAAGAGCTCATTGAAAATGTGAAAAACAACGAGCAGAACATTATCGACATGATCGATGATCATGAAAGAAGAAGAATTCAATTGGAATTGTACCGCGGTAAGGAAGAAAAAGATTTGACCAAGTACCTGGAAAACAAACATGAGTATGGATTCAGGGTACCTTTCGGATACGATTTGGCAGTTGATCGCGACACATTTGTTTGGATGAGTCAATTGGGTACAGATCTTTTCAGGAATCTAATAATAGCACGGAAAAATTACCTATCAGAAGCCGAGTTTGAAAAAGATTCTATCATTAAATGGAGAAATGAAATTGGCAAAAATCATCTTTTTGGTAGTGGTGAAAAAGACACCGTTTCCTACATGCTCACGGATGAAAAGTATTTGCCGGTACTTAGCCAAAAAGTGGATTTCAATGGAAAATTTGCCATTGAATGCCGCGGTCTCTGGAAACTCAAAAACAACACAAGGGGAGGTCCATTTATCTCCTATACCTTTGTTGATGAAGCCTCAAATCGAATGTATTATATAGAGGGCTTCCTGTACGCTCCCAATAAAATTAAAAGGCATATAGTTAGAGAGCTGGAAGCGGTGTTATATACATTCAAAATCTATTCAGAAGAAGATATGGAATCATAA
- a CDS encoding ADP-ribosylglycohydrolase family protein → MSRNLVRDAIFGFAVGDALGLPVEYKSRSVLKNDPVVGMRQNGTHSQPAGTWSDDSSLSFIFMESLCNGYNVKDFCKKLTDFYFRNYWTPHGKLFHLETSTKNAIERLNRGVSPEESGDFEDYATGNGALMRILPLAFDVLEDDVENRYKKIKEISSITHSNQKSVLACFIYIEFCIQLINGNNKLMAYKKMQDKVNEFIGSHEELNKKVVSDYDRILKNSISTYYESEIKASCYVIHSLEAVLWSFMKSRSYTECVLKAVNLGEDTDTNAALSGALAAIFYGGEKIPEEWINALPKKKEIEELAFRYQDTLVQSAQV, encoded by the coding sequence ATGAGTCGCAATCTCGTTCGAGATGCAATATTTGGATTCGCAGTTGGAGATGCTCTGGGATTACCTGTTGAATATAAATCAAGATCGGTATTAAAAAATGACCCCGTCGTTGGCATGCGTCAGAATGGAACTCATAGTCAACCGGCAGGGACCTGGTCAGATGACAGTTCACTTTCTTTTATCTTCATGGAAAGTCTTTGCAATGGATATAATGTAAAAGACTTCTGTAAAAAACTAACCGATTTTTATTTCCGAAATTACTGGACCCCTCATGGCAAATTATTTCATCTTGAAACTTCTACCAAAAATGCCATTGAAAGATTGAACAGAGGTGTTAGCCCGGAAGAATCAGGCGATTTCGAGGACTATGCCACGGGTAATGGAGCCCTTATGAGAATTTTACCCCTCGCATTTGATGTACTGGAAGACGATGTAGAAAACAGATATAAAAAGATCAAAGAAATTTCATCCATTACACATAGCAATCAAAAATCTGTTTTAGCCTGCTTTATTTATATTGAGTTTTGTATTCAATTGATAAATGGCAATAATAAATTGATGGCCTACAAAAAAATGCAGGACAAGGTCAATGAATTTATAGGGAGTCACGAGGAATTGAATAAAAAAGTCGTTTCAGATTATGACAGAATTTTAAAAAATTCTATTTCGACCTATTATGAATCTGAAATTAAAGCTTCCTGTTATGTAATTCATTCCCTTGAAGCGGTACTTTGGTCTTTTATGAAAAGCCGTTCTTATACCGAATGTGTACTAAAAGCGGTTAATTTAGGAGAAGATACAGATACCAACGCCGCACTTTCAGGAGCTCTTGCTGCGATATTTTACGGAGGTGAAAAGATACCCGAGGAATGGATCAACGCCCTTCCCAAGAAAAAAGAAATAGAAGAATTGGCCTTTCGTTATCAAGATACTCTGGTTCAATCGGCTCAAGTTTAA
- a CDS encoding lysophospholipid acyltransferase family protein, with the protein MEDLLNKKEFINATNLHKFRMELAAGLLMKITGLSNLNKLYLQIAENQDFSFIEKLLDELNIQIDINEVDFENIPKEGAFVTVSNHPFGMLDGILLLYLVASRRPDFKVVANFLLKKIGPIENFFIPVNPFDGSSGSLGGMREALKHLDTGKPIGIFPAGEVASLHPKGEQIISDRQWQLPSMKLVKKARVPVVPIYFKGGNSVVFQLLGLIHPMLRTATLASEFLKKKNATIKVRIGRPISVADQDRFVRYDNYARYLRAKTYSLNASLDVKKFYLPKFSDLRRAMPICEKEPQDLIEKEIESIKNQLILEKNNFRVYISRADEIPHILKELGRLREITFREVGEGTNKERDLDAYDLYYQHLFVWDTLEKEIIAAYRIGRGMDIMQRYGKRGFYIHSLFKIDDEFNPYLEKSLELGRSFVVKKHQKKPLPLFLLWKGILHHLMHHPEYLYIIGPVSISNSYSRLSKNLLVAYIKKFHYNKELARFIKARKNFKLGLKRVDSEILMEGMDKNTFTQIDKTIAGIEPFHLSIPVLLKKYIKENAEIIGFNVDPHFNNSLDGLMILDLKNLNSDMVEKLNKEMKEESQNS; encoded by the coding sequence ATGGAAGATCTGTTAAATAAAAAGGAATTTATAAATGCCACCAATCTGCACAAATTCCGAATGGAACTGGCGGCAGGGCTATTGATGAAGATTACCGGTTTGAGCAATCTCAATAAACTTTATCTTCAAATTGCGGAGAACCAGGATTTTTCATTTATCGAAAAACTTCTGGATGAATTAAACATACAAATCGATATTAATGAGGTCGATTTTGAAAATATCCCAAAGGAGGGGGCCTTCGTTACGGTATCTAATCATCCTTTTGGCATGCTCGACGGAATTTTGCTTTTGTATCTAGTGGCTTCCCGGCGTCCTGATTTTAAAGTAGTGGCCAATTTCCTTTTAAAAAAAATCGGGCCCATAGAAAATTTTTTTATTCCCGTCAATCCATTTGACGGTAGCTCCGGAAGCCTTGGAGGTATGAGAGAGGCATTAAAACATTTAGATACGGGGAAACCTATTGGGATATTTCCTGCCGGAGAGGTTGCAAGTTTGCATCCAAAGGGGGAACAAATTATTTCAGACCGCCAATGGCAATTGCCATCGATGAAACTGGTGAAGAAAGCAAGAGTTCCGGTAGTGCCAATCTATTTTAAAGGGGGCAATAGTGTTGTATTTCAATTGCTGGGATTAATCCACCCCATGTTGAGGACTGCCACACTAGCTTCAGAATTTTTAAAAAAGAAAAATGCCACAATCAAAGTTCGAATTGGAAGGCCTATTTCCGTTGCTGATCAGGACCGATTTGTGAGATATGACAATTATGCACGATACCTTAGGGCCAAAACTTATTCGCTCAATGCATCTCTCGATGTTAAAAAGTTTTATTTGCCAAAATTTTCAGACTTGCGCAGGGCAATGCCTATCTGCGAAAAAGAGCCTCAGGACTTGATAGAAAAGGAAATAGAGAGCATTAAAAATCAATTAATTCTTGAGAAGAATAATTTCAGAGTTTACATTTCCCGGGCTGATGAAATTCCTCATATTTTAAAAGAACTGGGCCGGCTCCGTGAAATTACATTCAGGGAAGTTGGGGAAGGTACCAACAAAGAGCGAGATCTGGATGCCTATGACTTGTATTATCAGCACTTATTTGTTTGGGATACCCTGGAAAAAGAAATTATAGCAGCTTACAGAATTGGCCGGGGAATGGACATAATGCAGCGTTATGGTAAACGCGGATTTTATATTCATAGCCTTTTTAAAATTGATGATGAATTTAATCCCTATCTCGAAAAGTCACTTGAACTCGGTCGATCATTTGTAGTTAAAAAACATCAGAAAAAACCACTTCCTTTATTTTTACTGTGGAAAGGAATCTTGCACCACCTAATGCATCATCCGGAATATTTGTATATCATCGGGCCGGTCAGTATTAGCAATTCCTATTCCAGGCTTTCAAAAAATTTATTGGTCGCCTACATCAAGAAATTTCACTACAATAAAGAATTGGCAAGATTTATCAAGGCCAGAAAAAATTTCAAACTCGGTTTAAAGCGAGTGGATTCAGAAATTTTGATGGAGGGAATGGATAAAAATACCTTCACGCAAATTGATAAAACCATTGCAGGCATCGAGCCCTTTCATTTGTCAATTCCCGTTTTACTCAAGAAATATATAAAGGAAAATGCCGAAATAATCGGTTTCAACGTCGATCCTCATTTCAACAATTCGCTCGACGGTTTGATGATACTCGATCTTAAAAATTTAAATTCTGATATGGTCGAAAAGCTTAATAAAGAAATGAAGGAGGAAAGTCAAAATTCATAA
- a CDS encoding septal ring lytic transglycosylase RlpA family protein translates to MSQSVFKQTGTASFYDDSFEGKETASGDKYRASKLTAAHLMLPFGTIVKVTNIKNGNFVEVEVNDRGPYVEGRLIDLSKSAAEALGFVHEGLAEVEIEVLEHSDQMEKGKSSHKRANRDVPEHKKEFYEVHSEAISPAGFGVQIATFRELTNMMETIHNLKKSYQKKVIVEVVDVNQVPVYKVIIGHIKSAKKAQELQQTLKNQYSDCFVYEF, encoded by the coding sequence ATGTCTCAAAGCGTATTTAAGCAAACAGGAACTGCCAGTTTTTATGACGATAGTTTTGAGGGAAAAGAAACAGCAAGTGGGGATAAATACCGGGCTTCAAAATTGACGGCAGCACATCTTATGCTTCCATTTGGAACGATCGTAAAGGTTACAAATATAAAGAATGGGAATTTTGTTGAGGTGGAAGTTAACGACAGAGGGCCATATGTTGAAGGTCGTCTAATTGACCTGTCAAAATCTGCAGCCGAAGCCCTAGGTTTTGTTCATGAAGGATTGGCTGAGGTAGAAATTGAAGTATTGGAACACAGTGACCAGATGGAAAAAGGTAAATCGAGTCATAAAAGAGCCAACAGAGATGTACCTGAACACAAAAAGGAATTTTACGAAGTGCATTCTGAAGCAATAAGTCCGGCTGGGTTTGGGGTGCAGATCGCTACCTTTAGAGAATTGACCAATATGATGGAAACCATTCACAATCTGAAAAAGTCATATCAGAAAAAAGTCATTGTTGAGGTTGTAGATGTGAACCAGGTACCTGTGTACAAGGTAATTATCGGGCATATAAAAAGTGCTAAAAAAGCACAGGAATTGCAACAAACATTAAAAAATCAGTATTCAGATTGTTTCGTTTATGAATTTTGA
- a CDS encoding sterol desaturase family protein — protein sequence MPWGGIAFGVLIITEIIFSLKYDKELYQWKDFAASTSMGLGATILSVASKAWAFFLFFAVYELFNVYDPATGWYKNILGYASFGFEWYMFLICQFFDDFNYYWHHRLSHEIRVLWAAHIVHHSSDNFNLGTAIRNGWVTLFYKPLFWLWLPALGFHPIMVMTCLAIQSLWQFQLHSKFVPYLGFLEKFMNTHKQHQVHHSSNIDYLDKNHGGYLNIFDKIFGTHKVLDDNQEIKFGVLHPPQSYNPLVIVSHEYRDIWNDVKSTKNWKEKFMYVFGPPGWSPDGSRKTVKEMQEEKEKVEIKKPVTNSSREMAAA from the coding sequence ATGCCCTGGGGTGGCATCGCCTTTGGAGTCCTGATTATTACAGAAATCATTTTCAGTTTAAAGTACGATAAAGAATTGTACCAATGGAAGGATTTCGCGGCGAGCACATCGATGGGCCTAGGAGCAACTATACTTTCAGTAGCATCAAAAGCATGGGCCTTTTTTCTTTTTTTTGCGGTATATGAATTATTTAATGTTTACGACCCGGCCACTGGTTGGTACAAAAATATTCTAGGTTATGCATCTTTTGGTTTTGAATGGTATATGTTCCTCATCTGTCAGTTTTTTGATGATTTCAATTACTACTGGCATCATCGATTGAGTCATGAAATCAGAGTACTTTGGGCAGCGCATATCGTTCATCACTCCTCTGATAATTTTAATCTTGGAACGGCAATAAGAAATGGTTGGGTGACCTTGTTTTACAAACCGCTATTCTGGTTGTGGTTGCCGGCGCTGGGATTTCATCCAATAATGGTGATGACCTGCCTTGCCATACAGTCGCTATGGCAATTTCAATTGCACTCAAAATTTGTTCCTTATCTCGGGTTTTTGGAAAAATTCATGAATACTCATAAACAGCATCAGGTGCATCATTCTTCCAATATTGATTACCTCGATAAAAATCACGGTGGGTATTTAAACATTTTCGATAAAATTTTTGGGACGCATAAAGTTTTGGATGACAATCAGGAAATAAAATTTGGTGTATTGCATCCACCTCAATCTTACAATCCATTGGTTATTGTATCGCATGAGTACCGTGACATTTGGAATGATGTAAAGAGCACTAAAAACTGGAAGGAAAAATTTATGTATGTTTTCGGCCCTCCCGGATGGAGCCCAGATGGCTCAAGAAAAACTGTAAAAGAGATGCAGGAGGAGAAAGAAAAAGTAGAAATAAAAAAACCCGTAACTAATTCCTCAAGAGAAATGGCAGCGGCATAA
- a CDS encoding alpha-ketoglutarate-dependent dioxygenase AlkB, whose amino-acid sequence MQTFNIKGGELLLHPNFLSESEALKLLDQILNSSSWNQDEIQIFGKWHKQPRLTAVYADAGVKYTYSGLTQKTAPWPDYLLSIKQKVEVLAEADFNLVLLNYYRDGNDSMGWHSDDEKELGKNPCIASLSIGAARDFKFRPKKTIETRPFKINLINGSLLIMKGETQHNWQHSIAKSRKVQAPRINLTFRRIN is encoded by the coding sequence ATGCAAACTTTTAATATTAAGGGTGGAGAATTGCTTCTTCACCCTAATTTTTTGTCTGAATCTGAAGCACTTAAGCTATTAGATCAGATATTAAATTCAAGTTCCTGGAATCAGGATGAGATACAAATATTTGGTAAATGGCATAAACAACCCCGCTTAACCGCCGTTTATGCAGACGCCGGTGTGAAATATACCTATTCGGGATTAACCCAAAAAACAGCCCCATGGCCTGATTATTTATTGTCGATTAAACAAAAAGTAGAAGTCTTAGCCGAAGCTGATTTTAATCTTGTTTTGCTCAATTATTATCGCGATGGTAATGATAGCATGGGCTGGCACAGCGACGATGAAAAAGAACTCGGGAAGAATCCCTGTATAGCTTCACTGAGTATTGGAGCCGCGCGTGACTTTAAATTCCGGCCGAAAAAGACCATTGAAACACGACCATTTAAGATCAATTTGATCAATGGTTCTTTGCTAATAATGAAAGGGGAAACCCAACACAATTGGCAGCACAGCATTGCGAAAAGCAGGAAAGTTCAGGCACCGAGAATTAATCTGACGTTTAGAAGGATTAATTAA